AGGACGTGCTCGTGCATCCGGTGGTCATCGCCGGGTGGTTCGGGTTGCTCGTGACGCTGTTGAACCTGATGCCCGTGGGGCAGCTCGACGGCGGGCACCTGGCCTACGCGCTCTGGGGCCGCCGCGCGCACTGGGTGGGCCGCGCGGTGGCGCTGGTGCTGCTGGTGCTGACGCTGTTCGTCACCGCGTCCTGGGGCTTGTGGCTCCTGGTGACGAGCAAGCTGGTAGGGTTCGGCCATCCGGAGGTGGTGGAACCCCAGGCGCCGCTCAGTCCCCTGCGGAAGTGGATTTGCGCGCTCTGCCTGCTGGCACTCATCGGCTGCGCCATGCCCATACCCCTGCGTCAGGTGCTGACATGAAGTTCCTGTGCGACGCGTGCGAGCGGCTCGTGCCGCTGGAGACGTTCCGGGCCGAGTCCGGGGGCCTCGTGGTGACATGCGGACGGTGCGGCGCGGAGAGCCGCGTGGGCCCGTCCGTCTCTGGCGCGCCGGCCTCGTTCGTGGGCGCGTCGCCGTCTGACGGGTCGGCCTCCTCTCTGGGGACATCGCTGTCCGGCGCGCCGGCCTCCGAGCGCCTGGGGGCCACACGGTCCACGGGCGTTGCGCCCGCGGGGAGTCCGGGCGCGCAGTGGCCCACGGTGCCCGAAGTGGCCGAGCCCGCAGGACTTGGCGCGTCGCCGGCACCTGACGCCGTGGGGGCCTCACGGTCCGCGGGCGCGGTGCCCTCCCACGAGAATCTGGGCGCCGCACACCCCGCAACGCCGGGGGCCTTCGCCGCGTCAACATCGTCGTTCGGTCATGGCGCATCGGCACCGCGCGTGGGGTCGCCCTCCTTGCGTGTCGTGCGGGGTGATGCGGGGCAGCCCCTGCCGTTGACGGACGAAGTGCTCTTCGAGCCTCCCGAGGGCGTCTGTCCCAAGTGCGTGGCGCCGCGCCGCGAGGAGGCCCTGGCCTGCCCCCAGTGCGGGCTCGTCTACGTGAACCACGTGCCGGAGGCGCAGGCGCCCTCGGACGTTCTGGTGGACGCGTGGCGGACCCTGGCGGCGCGCTGGGAGGACTGGGACGCGCACGACCGGCTGATGACGTTGGCCGCGGGCCGTGGCGAGCTGGCCATGGTGGGGCGCCTGTATCGCATCCGCCTGGCGCGCGCGCCGGGCGACACCGCCGCGCAGAGAGGCCGCGATGAGGTGGTGCGCCGGGCCACCCTGGTGGTTCCGTCTTCGTCCGACCTGGGGGGAAGTACCCAGGTCCTCGAGCGCGTGAAGAAGGTGGCGGTGGGGGTGGGCTTCGTGGTGGTGCTGGTGCTGGCGATGCTCGTGTTCCAGCACCTGCGCACGATGATGGCGGGGGGCTGACGGACGGGCCGTCCAGGAGCCGGCCAACCCCCGTGCAGGTGGTTCGCTGGCGGAGGGGCAGGCGGCCGTCGGGAAACGCGGCACCTGAAGTGGCCGGAAACGCGCCGGAAGCGGCGGCGGCTGCTATTTTGTCCGGCCGCATCCCGTCTCCCCTTCGGTGCCGATGTCGCTCTCCGTCTCCACCCCCGTTTCCGTCGACAGCCTGCTCGGTCCGGGAGGCGCGCTCGAGGTCGCGCTGCCCGCGTACGAGCACCGCCCGGAGCAGCTCCAGATGGCGCGCGCCGTGGAGCGGGCCTTCACCGAGCGCAGCTACCTGCTGGCCGAGGCGGGGACGGGCACCGGCAAGACGCTCGCCTACCTGGTGCCCGCGTTGCTGTCGGGTCGCCGGGTCGTCGTTTCCACCGCGACCAAGACGCTGCAGGACCAGATCTTCTTCAAGGACCTGCCGCTGCTGCGCGAGAAGATGGGCCTGCGCTTCGAGGCCGCCTACCTCAAGGGCCGCAGCAACTACCTGTGCCTGCATCGCTATGACGCCTTCTCGAAGGAGCCGCAGTTCGGCTCGCGCGAGGAGTCGCGCTACTGGCCGAAGCTGAAGGCCTGGGCCGAGGAGACGGACACCGGCGACCGCAGCGAGCTGGACCTGCCCGAGTCCTTCAGCGCCTGGTCGCGCCTGTCCACCACGTCCGAGACGTGCGTGGGCACGAAGTGTCCTCAGTATGAGACGTGCTTCGTCACGCGCATGCGCAAGCGGGCGGAGCAGGCGGACCTGCTGGTCGTCAATCACCACCTGTTCTTCGCGGACCTCGCGCTGCGCAGCTCCGGCAAGCGCACGGAAGGCGTGCTGCCCTGGTACGAGGCGGTCATCTTCGACGAGGCGCACGCGCTGGAGGACGCGGCCAGTGGCCACTTCGGTTGCAGCGTGTCCAACTACCGGCTGGAGGAGCTGGCGCGGGACGCGGTGGCCTCGCTGAAGGAGGACGATGCGCGCCACGCCATGCTGCGCGCGCTGGCGGCCCGGCTTCGAGCGGGTGCGGACGCGCTCTTCGCGCAGGCGCCTCGCGCGCTGGGGCTGACGAACCAGGAGTCCTCGGTGGCGCTGCGTCCGGAGGTGATGGCGAAGCTGGCCACGCCGCTGGAAGGCGCGCGCGACGCGCTGGCCGCACTGTCCGCCTTCACGGTGGGCGAGCGCGAGCCGGAGCTGGCGGCCATCACCCGCCGCGCGGACGAGATGGAAGAGCAGCTCTCCTTCCTGGAGAAGGCCGAGTCCGCGGACCACGTCTACTGGGCCGAGCAGCGCGGCAAGGGCCTCTTCCTGCGCGCCAGTCCCATCGACGTGGCGAAGGAGCTGCGCGAGCGCATGTACGGCGCGCTGGACACGGTGGTCTACACGTCGGCGACGCTGGCGGCGGACAGCCGCTTCGACTTCTTCGCCAACCGCATGGGCCTTTACGGTGAGGACGGCCAGACGGTGACGAAGGTGCGGACGTTGGCGGTGCCCAGCCCCTTCGACTATCCGTCCCAAGCGGCGCTGTACCTGCCCACGCACCTGCCGGACCCCACGGCGCCGGGCTTCATCGAGGAGGCCGCGGAGGAGATTCACCGCCTCTGCGAGGTGACGGGCGGACGCGCCTTCGTGCTCTTCACGTCCCTGCGCAACATGGTGCGGGCCTACGAGCTGGTGGCACCCCGGTTGCCGTACCAGGCGCTGCTCCAGGGCGAGCGGCCCAAGCAGCAACTGCTGGAGGCCTTCCGCGAGACGCCGAGCGTCCTCTTCGCGGCGCACAGCTTCTGGGAGGGCGTGGACGTGCCGGGTGACGCGCTGAGCCTGGTCATCATCGATCGGCTCCCCTTCGCGTCACCGGGAGACCCGTTGGTCGCCGCGCGCATCCGGCAGCTCCAACAGCGGGGCGAGGAGCCCTTCGAGCTGTACCAACTCCCCCACGCGGCGCTGGCGCTGCGTCAGGGCTTCGGGCGGCTCATCCGCACGCAAGCGGACCGGGGCATCGTCGCGATGCTGGACCGGCGCATCGTGACGAAGGCGTATGGCCGCGTGTTCCTCGACAGCCTCCCGCCCGCGCGCCGCATGGACGACGTGGTGTCCCTGAGCCGCTGGTTCAACGGCCCGGTGCGGCCGGTGCGCACGATTCGCTGAGCGTCACGGCTACAGGTCGCGCAGACGCAGTCCCACGCGTGCGAGCAGCGGCGGGCCCAGGGTGTCCACACCGGCGCGGCCCGCGAGGTACTCGCGGTCGAAGAGGTTCTCCACCGCGCCGAAGACGTGCAGCTTCCAGAAGAGGTGGCGGCTGGCGGAGACATCGACCACCGCGAAGCCCCCCATGGGACGTTCGTTGAGGTCGTCCTCGAACTGGGAGCCCGTCATGCGCACCTGCACCGTGGCCGTCACGATGTCGGGGTCGTGGAAGGTGACGATGGCGGTGCCCCGGTGACGCGGGTCCTGCGCGAGCTGCTTGCCCACCAGCTCGGGTTGCCCCGGTGAGCGCGTGACGACGGGGTCGACGAAGGTGTACGCGAGCAGCGCCGTCCACTGTCGAGACAGCTTCCAGTCCACGCTGGCCTCCACGCCGCGCACCCGTGCCTGTCCCAGGTTCTCCCGCTGGCGGGCCGAACCATCGGGGAGCGGCGTGGCCAGGGTGACGTTGGTGATGGGGTCATCGAGCACGTTCCAGAAGCCCGTGACGCGCGTGGTGAGTCCCAGCGACGTGGACTCCGCTTCCACGCCGGCTTCGCCGCCCCACAGCCGCTCCGCGCCCAGGTTGGCGTTGGCGGCGGTGAGGATGGTGCCCACTTGGAAGGGGCGGTACAGCTCGTTGAGCGTGGGCGCGCGGAAGGCGCGGTATGCGGAGGCGCGGAGGGTGAGCCACTCGATGGGGCGCAGCCGCAGGCCCAGGCGCGGGCTGAGCTGTTGCTCGGTGCGGTCCTCGAACGCGGTCGTGTCCTCGCTCCCGTTGGCGCGGGCCACGCGCTGCTCGCCGTCCGTGTTGCGCCACACGTCCATGCGGAGCGCGGCGCTCAACTCCAGCGCGGGGATGGGTGTGTAGAGGTCCTCCAGGAAGACGCCGCCCGAAAGCTGCGTGCCTCCGGCGCTGCGTCCCACCGTGGCGGTGTCAGAAGGTGAGGGCGGAAAGAGCTGCTCCTCGGACGTGCCGGCCATTCGCCGTGCATCCAGTCCCGCGGTGAAGACGTGGGTCCCCAGCCCCGTCCACGTGGGGCCGCTCCAGACGAGCGATGCGCCCTGGTCATTGGCGGGCACCGTTTGTGATGCGGTCAGCGCCTCGGTGGAGCGGTCCGCCGCCACGCGGGCCCGGTCCTGTTCGAAGCGCTGCGCCCGGCCGTAGAGGTCCAGCGTGAAGGTGCCACCGCGCTCCGTGCGCAGCTTCGCGCCCGCGCCGAAGTGTGCCAGCTCCACGCGCGCGGTGGTGAAGCGGGTGCCACCGTTCTGATTTTCACGAAAGAGGCCCGCGCGAGCGGAGAGCGTCAGTGCGTCCGTGGCATCCGCTTCGATGCGTCCGTTGATGACGGCATGGTCGCTGGGAGTGTTCGAGTCGATGGCGCCGCGCTGTGCCGGGCTGACGATTTCGTAGCCGTCGCTGTTGAGGAGTTCGGCTTCCAGTGAGGCGCGAACGGGGCCCCAGCTATTCGCGGCGCGCGCCGCGACGAGGCCGGTGTTCGCATTGCCGTACGAGGCATCCGCGTCGACCTGGAGCCCGGTGATGGGCCGCGACACGAGCTGTACGACGCCGCCCAGCGCGCCGCTGCCGTAGAGCGCGGAGCCGCCGCTGGGGACGACCTCGATGCGCTCCAGCCCGAGCCGGGGCAGCGAGCGCCAGAAAATCCACCCACCGAACGGGTCGTTGACCGGGATGCCATCGAGCAACACGAGGCTGCGAGCCACGCCCGAAGGCGCGAGCCCGCGAAGATTGAGGCCCTGCGCCGTGGGGTCGGAGACGAGGCTGGGCGTACGGCGGAACGTGGCCGCGGAGGGCAGGGTGCGGACGAGCGTGTCCTGGGTGAGCGTGGGGCTCCGGTCGATTTCCGTGCGAGGGATGACCGTGGTGGTCGCGGGCACGTCGCGCGCGGGACGCGGGCGCCGCGAACCCGTGACGACAGTTTGCCCGGCATCCGATGCGGTCTTCTGGGCCACGGGGGCGTCCGAGGTGTTCCCGCGCGTGGTGGGGCCTGGTGCCGACGGCTCGTTGGTGTCGTGCGCCCCCGTGCTGCTCGCCTCGCTCGCCGCCACAGGCCGGGG
This genomic window from Myxococcus hansupus contains:
- a CDS encoding ATP-dependent DNA helicase codes for the protein MSLSVSTPVSVDSLLGPGGALEVALPAYEHRPEQLQMARAVERAFTERSYLLAEAGTGTGKTLAYLVPALLSGRRVVVSTATKTLQDQIFFKDLPLLREKMGLRFEAAYLKGRSNYLCLHRYDAFSKEPQFGSREESRYWPKLKAWAEETDTGDRSELDLPESFSAWSRLSTTSETCVGTKCPQYETCFVTRMRKRAEQADLLVVNHHLFFADLALRSSGKRTEGVLPWYEAVIFDEAHALEDAASGHFGCSVSNYRLEELARDAVASLKEDDARHAMLRALAARLRAGADALFAQAPRALGLTNQESSVALRPEVMAKLATPLEGARDALAALSAFTVGEREPELAAITRRADEMEEQLSFLEKAESADHVYWAEQRGKGLFLRASPIDVAKELRERMYGALDTVVYTSATLAADSRFDFFANRMGLYGEDGQTVTKVRTLAVPSPFDYPSQAALYLPTHLPDPTAPGFIEEAAEEIHRLCEVTGGRAFVLFTSLRNMVRAYELVAPRLPYQALLQGERPKQQLLEAFRETPSVLFAAHSFWEGVDVPGDALSLVIIDRLPFASPGDPLVAARIRQLQQRGEEPFELYQLPHAALALRQGFGRLIRTQADRGIVAMLDRRIVTKAYGRVFLDSLPPARRMDDVVSLSRWFNGPVRPVRTIR
- a CDS encoding TonB-dependent receptor, encoding MAQKTASDAGQTVVTGSRRPRPARDVPATTTVIPRTEIDRSPTLTQDTLVRTLPSAATFRRTPSLVSDPTAQGLNLRGLAPSGVARSLVLLDGIPVNDPFGGWIFWRSLPRLGLERIEVVPSGGSALYGSGALGGVVQLVSRPITGLQVDADASYGNANTGLVAARAANSWGPVRASLEAELLNSDGYEIVSPAQRGAIDSNTPSDHAVINGRIEADATDALTLSARAGLFRENQNGGTRFTTARVELAHFGAGAKLRTERGGTFTLDLYGRAQRFEQDRARVAADRSTEALTASQTVPANDQGASLVWSGPTWTGLGTHVFTAGLDARRMAGTSEEQLFPPSPSDTATVGRSAGGTQLSGGVFLEDLYTPIPALELSAALRMDVWRNTDGEQRVARANGSEDTTAFEDRTEQQLSPRLGLRLRPIEWLTLRASAYRAFRAPTLNELYRPFQVGTILTAANANLGAERLWGGEAGVEAESTSLGLTTRVTGFWNVLDDPITNVTLATPLPDGSARQRENLGQARVRGVEASVDWKLSRQWTALLAYTFVDPVVTRSPGQPELVGKQLAQDPRHRGTAIVTFHDPDIVTATVQVRMTGSQFEDDLNERPMGGFAVVDVSASRHLFWKLHVFGAVENLFDREYLAGRAGVDTLGPPLLARVGLRLRDL